The proteins below are encoded in one region of Equus przewalskii isolate Varuska chromosome 1, EquPr2, whole genome shotgun sequence:
- the LOC103564012 gene encoding small ribosomal subunit protein eS21-like yields the protein MFVDLYLQQKCSTSNGIISSKDHTSNQMNVAKAHKVTGVFNGQIKTYAICRAICRMEESDDSFL from the coding sequence ATGTTTGTGGACTTGTACCTGCAGCAGAAATGCTCCACAAGCAATGGCATCATCAGCTCCAAGGACCACACATCCAACCAGATGAACGTGGCCAAGGCTCACAAGGTGACAGGCGTGTTCAATGGCCAGATTAAAACCTATGCTATCTGCAGGGCCATTTGCAGGATGGAGGAGTCAGATGACTCCTTTCTCTGA